From Persicobacter psychrovividus, the proteins below share one genomic window:
- a CDS encoding HYR domain-containing protein — MRQHLPKHFFSPVLFFLFTLLFFTAEFAVAQESNVHYLPPFYYDLYKNGTSGGTYQHDVNEHFAILSTNESSEVTVELCYFSNGSEVPFKTYQVSKSKPVRIKLADYKSGTDTDGAGKEIFNTDNTDETNSLRDYILRRADGTEITVNKRINEFLLLTERNLSGTVLPAGGLTFKSSNPEQKFFVNITHLASPQAGILTSKGEFAKGTKFFTGHMVSNGDNRDSRRNHFLSFMALENGTQVDVKNQHGFQFFNPATKSYDLLVDGKETYILNKGESVILSYHFADGQRTGMAVNDVNGTLLETNGKPIVVNSGSWNGGGGSGYGHDIGIDQLVPIEYVGQEYIVARGPGESTRKEIEQLIVVATEANTSLKVNGSDYVLGGGLNAAGDYVIVTNDQYKVVDGQGYMYLEANHPVYVFQTVAGARDGSGQNTPGMFLVPRLNCNGAREVSVSYAKTLGTPKMQVIARTNELELVGDGGAVQSLTGGVEVQEKPGWYLHAINAQHDSYTVRSADNISPVNVVLTIVNNDIGAGGYYSGFGEVPVIGMTPELEQYGLCAGDAELQVSAPQDGWIFNWYKDGNLLADASGVDKSSYAVQDVGSYRVTAETGCGDETFPSDPIMIYPCLELSTASIEVDEGVGEIAVKVKKLQDFDEPVFFSLRQEDITTNQRDGFQDYKIQDPPNRIDPGEREVSVIIQVTDDVFDEYDEVFKLILYEPYNATMIADELETKVTIKDNDEPPFLKINATSILLKEGQDSDYTFTVSLSDGTSSFYGSEKEITFDYQFADGSAVAGEDYVASPNSGTIAFAAGEINKQITVSIINDAIDEHQENFTLTLSNAVNAKGFEGAGIEDEITATITIEDEDPMPVVKITADPVVEGKPVVLTAQLQQGEVNTVSGKDITFDYRTEDLTAEAGLDYTKVDGLTVSIPSGKSSVTFEIETLEDELFESEEFFKVQFYNFKDVADGNAGSTTALEASIIDASGDPVIAIADQQVTEGDLVTFTANVTIPSADDYIFYVSTENLLEHTGYYDPLIKAKITIPAGEETVSFTVQTYQNYKVDGARKIKVTASSDGRQPANLKFANDDFYFTILDDDVTPLAKNDQFEFSESDVGTVYSGNVSLNDEGVSNEPQFILEETDITANEGVFSFNDDGTFTFKPEKDYYGELYFYYTLKTKVGESKARANIKITNVNDFPVASGEDLQLDEGTSVTRAFIVSGIGDGGIAYRVVSAPTKGMVTIDQANGTYTYQSTQPHYGQDSFTFEVSDVDGDKAEAKINIEIDYINHSAPQAKDDHFTTDDLSVIALDVLGNDTDADGDHLKVPASKVIFVFSDYQGKGSVVFDQTKQQVVFTPELYQHETVSFKYKFYDQPDYKGQNFVSNEGTVTIEVKADNRPPVANCVGALTVKLDASGNATLTAGEVNNASTDVDGDDLSFALSQSSFSCADIGPNEVTLTVTDAKGATDQCMVLVEVKDEQLPSIDNLPADMTVAADAGNCNAVVNWTKIIASDNCGISNLEVVPNSGSAFELGTTEVTVTATDLSGNTISESFTVTVEDKEKPTIINLPTDIVLSASSTCDAQATWTLPTASDNCSSGAELTLTSTHNSGDVFGLGVTEVVYTATDKSGNTISDSFTVTVEDNEKPVIVDLPSDIVLSASSTCDAQATWTLPTATDNCSSGAELTLTSTHDSGDVFDLGVTEVVYTATDKSGNTISESFTVTVEDNEKPVIINLPSDIVLSASSTCDATATWTLPTATDNCSSGAELTLTSTHDSGDVFDLGVTEVVYTATDNSGNTISESFTVTVEDKENPVIINLPSDIVLSASSTCDAQATWTLPTATDNCSSGDDLTLTSTHDSGDVFGLGVTEVVYTATDKSGNTISESFTVTVEDNEKPVIVDLPSDIVLSASSTCDAQATWTLPTASDNCSSGADLTLTSTHNSGDVFGLGVTEVVYTATDKSGNTISESFTVTVEDTEKPTIINLPTDIVLSASSTCDATATWTLPTASDNCSSGAELTLTSTHDSGDVFDLGVTEVIYTATDKSGNTISESFTVTVEDNENPVITDLPSDIVLSASSTCDASATWTLPTASDNCSSGDDLTLTSTHNSGDVFDLGVTEVVYTATDKSGNTISESFTVTVEDKENPVITNLPSDIVLSASSTCDATATWTLPTASDNCSSGAELTLTSTHNSGDVFGLGVTEVVYTATDKSGNTISESFTVTVEDKENPVIINLPSDIVLSTSSTCDAQATWTLPTASDNCSSGADLTLTSTHNSGDVFDLGVTEVVYTATDKSGNTISDSFTVTVEDNEKPVIVDLPSDIVLSASSSCDATATWTLPTATDNCSSGAELTLSSTHNSGDVFGLGVTEVVYTATDKSGNTISESFTVTVEDKEKPVIVDLPSDIVLSASSTCDAQATWTLPTASDNCSSGADLTLTSSHNSGDVFGLGVTEVVYTATDKSGNTISESFTVTVEDKENPVITNLPSDIVLSASSTCDASATWTLPSASDNCSSGADLTVTSTHDSGDVFGLGVTEVVYTATDNSGNTISESFTVTVEDNEKPVIVNLPSDIVLSASSTCDAQATWTLPTASDNCSSGAELTLTSTHDSGDVFGLGVTEVVYTATDNSGNTISESFTVTVEDKENPVIINLPTDIVLSASSTCDAAATWTLPTASDNCSSGAELTLTSTHNSGDVFGLGVTEVVYTATDKSGNTISDSFTVTVEDNENPVIINLPSDIVLSASSSCDAQATWTLPTASDNCSSGAELTLTSTHNSGDVFGLGVTEVVYTATDKSGNTISESFTVTVEDNEKPVIVNLPSDIVLSASSTCDATATWTLPTASDNCSSGAELTLTSTHNSGDVFGLGVTEVVYTATDNSGNTISDSFTVTVEDKENPTIVNLPSDIVVATTAGSCVAEVTWTPITGTDNCTFDRIELSHPSGSQFDVGVHTVTVTAYDIAGNTAEASFMVTVNPGDELEIVCADDISLMPDAGADFATLPVLEAPEVQAPCGKTFTLSSDAPATLPIGQHHVIWTATGEDGKSVTCRQGITVQNPADRGIIKSCPAEVTAFADDGECDAALELNTPVVNDWVLAPEITNDAPQFFPKGETIVTWSVKDQWGNVEICQQLVNVVIDPDKVLAFELSEELIANPNCVLKMPDLRDDVEVLLPCLPNTTLQQQPIAAELVQPERGKVQVTFTLLDENNQQVGQLLTSVPVNCIEKFEVPNMITPNGDGANDYLEIPTIESYNNTELQIFNRLGQQVYQQVNYSNDWDGRSQTGQPLQAGTYFYIIKLQGEKHQTGYLHIVL; from the coding sequence ATGAGGCAACATCTACCTAAGCATTTTTTTTCACCTGTTCTGTTTTTTTTATTTACATTACTGTTCTTTACCGCAGAATTTGCCGTAGCACAGGAGAGTAATGTACATTATCTACCGCCATTTTATTATGATTTGTATAAGAATGGTACTTCAGGTGGAACATATCAGCATGATGTTAATGAGCATTTTGCGATTCTCTCAACCAATGAATCTTCGGAGGTTACGGTGGAGCTCTGCTATTTCTCCAATGGCAGTGAGGTACCTTTCAAAACCTATCAGGTCAGTAAATCAAAGCCCGTGCGGATTAAGCTGGCCGATTACAAGTCAGGAACCGATACGGATGGGGCGGGGAAAGAAATTTTCAATACCGACAATACCGATGAAACCAACTCATTGCGTGATTACATCCTGAGAAGGGCGGATGGCACAGAGATTACGGTGAATAAAAGGATCAATGAATTTTTGTTGCTTACGGAACGTAACCTGTCGGGAACGGTCTTACCTGCTGGTGGCCTGACCTTCAAGTCCTCAAATCCGGAGCAGAAATTCTTTGTCAATATCACGCACTTGGCAAGTCCGCAGGCAGGAATCTTGACCTCCAAGGGGGAATTTGCCAAAGGGACTAAATTTTTCACCGGTCATATGGTCTCCAACGGCGACAACAGGGACTCCCGTCGAAATCACTTTCTGTCGTTTATGGCCCTTGAAAATGGTACGCAGGTAGATGTCAAAAATCAGCATGGCTTTCAGTTCTTTAATCCGGCCACAAAAAGTTATGACTTGCTGGTAGACGGCAAAGAGACATATATCCTGAACAAGGGAGAATCGGTGATTTTGAGTTATCATTTTGCTGATGGCCAGAGAACGGGCATGGCGGTTAATGATGTCAATGGTACTTTGCTGGAAACGAACGGAAAGCCGATTGTTGTCAATTCCGGATCATGGAATGGCGGTGGTGGCAGTGGTTACGGGCACGACATCGGTATTGATCAATTAGTACCGATAGAATATGTTGGGCAGGAATACATTGTAGCTCGCGGACCCGGAGAATCGACCCGTAAAGAGATCGAACAGTTGATTGTTGTCGCTACTGAGGCCAATACTTCTTTGAAGGTCAATGGGTCGGATTACGTTTTGGGCGGTGGGCTGAATGCTGCCGGCGATTATGTGATTGTCACTAATGACCAATATAAGGTTGTGGATGGGCAAGGGTATATGTACCTTGAAGCCAACCACCCTGTTTATGTATTTCAAACGGTGGCTGGTGCCCGCGATGGCAGTGGGCAAAACACGCCGGGCATGTTTTTGGTGCCGAGGCTTAACTGTAATGGCGCCCGCGAGGTTTCTGTTTCTTATGCCAAAACGCTCGGAACGCCAAAGATGCAGGTTATTGCCCGTACCAATGAACTGGAATTGGTTGGCGACGGTGGTGCTGTGCAAAGCCTGACCGGTGGGGTAGAAGTGCAGGAAAAACCCGGTTGGTATTTACACGCCATCAATGCGCAGCATGATTCCTATACGGTGCGTTCTGCGGATAATATTTCTCCGGTGAACGTGGTACTGACCATCGTTAACAATGACATCGGCGCTGGCGGTTACTACTCAGGATTCGGAGAAGTTCCTGTTATTGGAATGACTCCTGAACTGGAACAATATGGCCTTTGTGCTGGCGATGCCGAATTGCAGGTGAGTGCACCGCAGGATGGCTGGATTTTCAACTGGTACAAAGACGGAAATTTATTAGCCGACGCTTCTGGAGTGGACAAAAGTAGTTACGCCGTTCAGGATGTCGGTTCCTATCGGGTAACGGCTGAAACAGGCTGCGGAGACGAAACATTCCCATCCGATCCGATCATGATTTACCCTTGTCTCGAATTGAGCACCGCTTCAATAGAGGTGGATGAAGGGGTAGGAGAAATCGCCGTCAAGGTAAAAAAATTACAGGATTTTGATGAGCCCGTTTTCTTCTCCCTGCGTCAGGAGGATATTACCACCAACCAGCGTGATGGTTTTCAGGATTATAAGATCCAGGATCCTCCAAACAGGATCGATCCCGGAGAGCGAGAGGTCAGCGTTATTATTCAGGTTACGGATGATGTTTTCGATGAATATGATGAAGTTTTTAAGCTGATTCTCTATGAGCCTTATAATGCGACCATGATCGCCGATGAGCTTGAGACCAAAGTAACGATCAAGGACAACGATGAACCGCCATTTCTGAAAATCAATGCGACCAGTATTTTACTGAAAGAGGGGCAGGATTCTGATTATACGTTTACCGTGAGCCTCTCCGATGGAACATCGAGTTTTTACGGTTCTGAAAAGGAAATTACTTTTGACTATCAGTTTGCTGATGGCTCTGCCGTGGCAGGGGAGGACTATGTCGCTTCGCCAAATTCAGGCACAATTGCATTTGCCGCGGGCGAGATCAACAAACAGATTACCGTGAGCATTATTAATGATGCCATTGATGAGCATCAGGAAAATTTCACCCTCACACTTTCCAATGCCGTGAATGCCAAAGGTTTTGAAGGTGCGGGCATCGAGGATGAAATTACCGCCACCATTACCATTGAAGACGAAGACCCTATGCCGGTGGTCAAAATTACCGCCGATCCTGTTGTGGAAGGAAAACCTGTCGTGCTTACGGCGCAGCTTCAGCAGGGGGAAGTGAATACCGTCAGTGGGAAAGACATTACTTTTGATTACAGGACAGAGGATTTGACCGCTGAAGCAGGTTTGGATTATACGAAGGTTGATGGCCTGACGGTATCTATCCCATCGGGTAAATCTTCCGTAACATTTGAAATTGAAACCCTCGAAGACGAGCTCTTTGAATCGGAAGAATTTTTTAAAGTACAGTTTTATAATTTTAAAGATGTAGCGGACGGCAATGCGGGCAGCACCACTGCGCTTGAAGCCTCGATTATTGATGCCAGTGGCGACCCTGTGATTGCGATTGCTGATCAGCAGGTAACAGAAGGGGACTTGGTCACTTTTACGGCAAACGTAACGATTCCAAGTGCTGACGATTATATCTTTTACGTTTCAACGGAAAATCTACTTGAACATACGGGCTATTACGATCCGCTGATCAAGGCCAAAATAACCATTCCTGCAGGGGAAGAGACCGTTTCGTTCACGGTACAGACCTACCAAAACTACAAGGTGGACGGTGCCCGAAAAATAAAGGTGACTGCATCATCAGATGGTCGACAGCCTGCCAACCTGAAATTTGCAAATGATGATTTCTATTTCACCATTTTGGATGATGACGTTACACCGTTGGCAAAAAATGACCAGTTTGAGTTCTCGGAATCTGATGTGGGAACGGTCTATTCAGGCAATGTGTCGCTCAATGACGAAGGGGTAAGTAATGAGCCTCAGTTTATTTTGGAGGAAACAGATATTACAGCAAATGAAGGTGTTTTCTCCTTTAATGATGATGGTACCTTTACTTTTAAACCTGAAAAAGACTACTATGGCGAATTGTACTTTTATTATACCCTGAAAACCAAAGTGGGGGAATCAAAAGCGCGCGCCAATATAAAAATCACAAATGTAAATGATTTTCCCGTGGCCAGTGGAGAAGATCTTCAACTGGATGAAGGGACATCGGTAACACGTGCATTTATCGTGTCGGGAATTGGTGATGGGGGTATTGCCTACAGGGTTGTGAGCGCACCCACCAAGGGTATGGTAACGATCGATCAAGCCAATGGCACCTATACTTATCAATCCACTCAGCCACATTATGGGCAAGACAGTTTTACTTTTGAGGTCAGTGATGTTGATGGCGATAAGGCGGAAGCTAAAATAAATATTGAAATTGATTATATTAATCACTCGGCACCGCAGGCTAAAGATGATCACTTTACAACGGATGATCTGAGTGTGATTGCGCTTGATGTGCTGGGCAATGATACCGATGCCGATGGTGATCACCTGAAGGTACCTGCTTCAAAAGTTATTTTTGTCTTTTCTGATTATCAGGGCAAGGGGAGCGTGGTGTTCGATCAAACGAAGCAACAGGTGGTGTTCACGCCTGAATTGTATCAGCACGAAACGGTTTCTTTCAAATATAAATTTTATGATCAACCCGATTATAAAGGCCAGAATTTTGTCTCTAATGAAGGGACGGTTACCATTGAAGTGAAAGCGGATAACCGTCCGCCTGTGGCCAATTGTGTTGGCGCATTGACGGTCAAACTTGATGCCTCAGGCAACGCCACATTAACCGCTGGCGAGGTGAATAATGCCAGTACTGATGTCGATGGCGATGACCTGAGCTTCGCATTAAGTCAGTCCTCTTTTTCATGTGCTGACATTGGACCCAATGAGGTTACACTGACCGTAACGGATGCCAAAGGCGCCACCGATCAGTGTATGGTATTGGTTGAGGTGAAAGATGAGCAATTGCCTTCGATCGATAATTTACCTGCAGATATGACGGTTGCTGCCGATGCGGGCAACTGTAATGCGGTGGTCAATTGGACGAAAATTATCGCCAGTGATAATTGTGGAATTTCGAACCTTGAAGTCGTACCTAACAGCGGGAGTGCTTTTGAGTTGGGCACAACCGAAGTAACCGTAACCGCAACAGACCTGTCGGGCAACACGATCAGCGAAAGCTTCACGGTAACGGTTGAAGACAAAGAAAAACCGACGATTATTAATTTACCTACGGACATTGTTTTGTCCGCCTCTTCGACTTGCGATGCGCAGGCTACATGGACATTGCCAACGGCATCGGACAATTGTTCTTCGGGTGCAGAATTGACATTAACTTCGACGCATAATTCAGGCGATGTATTTGGTTTGGGCGTAACGGAGGTTGTTTATACGGCGACGGATAAATCAGGTAACACGATCAGTGACAGCTTTACGGTAACGGTTGAAGACAACGAAAAACCTGTGATTGTTGATTTGCCTTCGGACATTGTATTGTCCGCTTCCTCGACTTGCGATGCGCAGGCTACATGGACATTGCCAACGGCGACAGACAATTGTTCTTCGGGTGCAGAATTGACTTTGACTTCGACGCACGATTCAGGCGATGTATTTGACTTGGGCGTAACGGAGGTTGTTTACACCGCGACGGACAAATCGGGTAACACGATCAGCGAAAGCTTCACGGTAACGGTAGAGGACAATGAAAAACCTGTGATTATTAATTTACCTTCGGACATTGTATTGTCCGCTTCATCGACTTGTGATGCGACAGCAACTTGGACTTTGCCAACGGCGACAGACAATTGTTCTTCAGGTGCTGAATTGACTTTGACTTCGACGCACGATTCAGGTGATGTATTTGACTTGGGCGTAACGGAGGTTGTTTACACGGCGACGGACAACTCGGGTAACACGATCAGCGAAAGCTTCACAGTAACGGTTGAAGACAAAGAGAATCCAGTCATTATTAATTTGCCTTCGGACATCGTTTTGTCCGCTTCCTCGACTTGCGATGCGCAGGCTACATGGACTTTGCCAACGGCGACAGACAACTGTTCCTCGGGTGATGATTTGACTTTGACTTCGACGCACGATTCAGGCGATGTATTTGGTTTGGGCGTAACGGAGGTTGTTTACACGGCGACGGATAAATCGGGTAACACGATCAGTGAAAGCTTTACGGTAACGGTTGAAGACAACGAAAAACCTGTGATTGTTGATTTGCCTTCGGACATTGTATTGTCCGCTTCATCGACTTGCGATGCGCAGGCTACATGGACTTTGCCGACGGCATCGGATAACTGTTCTTCGGGTGCTGATTTGACCTTAACCTCGACGCACAATTCAGGTGATGTATTTGGTTTGGGTGTAACGGAAGTTGTTTACACGGCGACGGACAAATCGGGTAATACGATCAGCGAAAGCTTCACGGTAACGGTTGAGGACACAGAAAAACCGACGATTATTAATTTACCTACGGACATTGTTTTGTCCGCTTCATCGACTTGCGATGCGACAGCAACTTGGACATTGCCAACGGCATCGGACAATTGTTCTTCAGGTGCTGAATTGACCTTAACTTCGACGCACGATTCAGGCGATGTATTTGACTTGGGTGTAACGGAGGTGATTTACACGGCGACGGACAAATCGGGTAATACGATCAGCGAAAGCTTCACGGTAACGGTTGAAGACAATGAAAATCCAGTGATTACTGACTTACCTTCGGATATTGTTTTGTCCGCTTCATCGACTTGCGATGCATCGGCAACTTGGACTTTGCCAACGGCATCGGACAACTGTTCTTCAGGTGATGATTTGACATTAACTTCGACGCATAATTCAGGTGATGTATTTGATTTGGGCGTAACGGAGGTTGTTTATACGGCGACGGATAAGTCGGGTAACACGATCAGTGAAAGCTTCACGGTAACAGTTGAAGACAAAGAAAATCCAGTCATTACTAACTTACCTTCTGACATTGTATTGTCCGCTTCATCGACTTGCGATGCGACAGCAACTTGGACATTGCCAACGGCATCGGACAACTGTTCTTCAGGCGCAGAATTGACCTTAACCTCGACGCACAATTCAGGTGATGTATTTGGTTTGGGCGTAACGGAAGTTGTTTACACTGCGACGGACAAATCGGGAAACACCATCAGCGAAAGCTTTACGGTAACGGTTGAAGACAAAGAAAATCCAGTCATTATTAATTTACCTTCGGACATTGTATTGTCCACTTCATCGACTTGTGATGCGCAGGCTACATGGACTTTGCCAACGGCATCGGACAACTGTTCTTCAGGTGCTGATTTGACCTTGACCTCGACGCATAATTCAGGCGATGTATTTGATTTGGGCGTAACGGAAGTTGTTTACACGGCGACGGACAAATCGGGTAACACGATCAGCGACAGCTTTACGGTAACGGTTGAAGACAACGAAAAACCTGTGATTGTTGATTTGCCTTCGGACATTGTTTTGTCTGCCTCTTCATCATGTGATGCGACAGCAACTTGGACATTGCCAACGGCGACAGACAATTGTTCTTCGGGCGCAGAATTGACTTTGAGTTCGACGCACAATTCAGGAGATGTATTTGGCTTGGGCGTAACGGAGGTTGTTTACACTGCGACGGATAAATCGGGTAACACCATCAGCGAAAGCTTCACGGTAACGGTTGAAGACAAAGAAAAACCTGTGATTGTTGATTTGCCTTCTGACATTGTTTTGTCAGCTTCATCGACTTGTGATGCGCAGGCTACATGGACTTTGCCAACGGCATCGGACAACTGTTCTTCAGGCGCCGATTTGACTTTGACTTCGTCGCATAATTCAGGAGATGTATTTGGTTTGGGCGTAACGGAAGTTGTTTACACCGCGACGGATAAATCGGGTAACACGATCAGCGAAAGCTTCACGGTAACGGTTGAGGACAAAGAGAATCCAGTCATTACTAACTTACCTTCGGATATTGTTTTGTCAGCTTCATCGACTTGCGATGCATCGGCAACTTGGACATTGCCATCGGCATCGGACAACTGTTCCTCGGGTGCTGATTTGACCGTCACTTCGACGCACGATTCAGGCGATGTATTTGGTTTGGGCGTAACGGAAGTTGTTTACACGGCGACGGACAACTCGGGTAACACGATCAGCGAAAGCTTCACGGTAACGGTTGAGGACAATGAAAAACCTGTGATTGTTAATTTGCCTTCAGACATTGTATTGTCCGCTTCCTCGACTTGCGATGCGCAGGCTACATGGACATTGCCAACGGCATCGGACAATTGTTCCTCGGGCGCAGAATTGACCTTGACCTCGACGCACGATTCAGGTGATGTATTTGGTTTGGGCGTAACGGAAGTTGTTTACACTGCGACGGACAACTCGGGTAACACGATCAGCGAAAGCTTTACAGTAACGGTAGAGGATAAAGAAAATCCAGTCATTATTAATTTACCTACGGACATCGTTTTGTCCGCTTCATCAACTTGCGATGCGGCAGCAACTTGGACATTGCCAACGGCATCGGACAACTGTTCCTCGGGCGCAGAATTGACATTAACTTCGACGCACAATTCAGGCGATGTATTTGGTTTAGGCGTAACGGAAGTTGTTTACACTGCGACGGATAAATCGGGTAACACGATCAGCGACAGCTTTACGGTAACGGTTGAAGACAACGAGAATCCAGTCATTATTAATTTACCTTCGGACATTGTTTTGTCCGCTTCTTCATCTTGCGATGCGCAGGCTACATGGACATTGCCAACGGCATCGGACAACTGTTCTTCAGGCGCAGAATTGACTTTGACTTCGACGCACAATTCAGGTGATGTATTTGGCTTGGGCGTAACGGAGGTTGTTTATACGGCGACGGACAAATCGGGAAACACCATCAGCGAAAGCTTTACGGTAACGGTTGAGGACAATGAAAAACCTGTGATTGTTAATTTACCTTCGGATATTGTATTGTCCGCTTCATCGACTTGCGATGCGACAGCAACTTGGACATTGCCAACGGCATCGGACAACTGTTCTTCAGGTGCTGAATTGACCTTAACTTCGACGCACAATTCAGGTGATGTATTTGGTTTGGGCGTAACGGAAGTTGTTTACACGGCGACGGACAACTCGGGTAACACGATCAGCGACAGCTTCACGGTAACGGTAGAGGACAAAGAAAACCCAACGATTGTTAATTTACCCTCGGATATTGTTGTAGCGACAACGGCAGGAAGTTGTGTGGCTGAAGTTACTTGGACACCAATTACAGGTACCGACAATTGTACATTTGACCGTATTGAATTGAGCCATCCTTCGGGCAGCCAATTTGATGTCGGCGTGCATACGGTAACCGTTACGGCCTACGATATTGCAGGAAATACAGCGGAAGCCTCCTTTATGGTGACGGTAAACCCCGGCGACGAATTGGAGATTGTTTGTGCAGATGATATAAGTCTGATGCCTGATGCAGGAGCAGATTTTGCCACTTTACCTGTATTGGAAGCACCTGAAGTACAGGCGCCATGTGGCAAAACATTTACCCTCAGTTCGGATGCCCCGGCAACCTTACCTATTGGTCAGCATCATGTTATTTGGACAGCCACAGGTGAGGATGGAAAATCAGTAACCTGTCGTCAGGGAATTACCGTGCAAAATCCTGCCGATCGGGGAATCATCAAATCATGCCCTGCAGAGGTAACGGCCTTTGCGGACGATGGCGAATGTGATGCTGCGCTGGAATTGAATACTCCTGTGGTGAACGATTGGGTGCTGGCACCAGAAATTACCAACGATGCGCCGCAGTTTTTCCCGAAAGGGGAAACCATCGTTACCTGGAGCGTCAAAGATCAGTGGGGGAATGTGGAAATCTGTCAGCAGCTGGTAAATGTTGTGATCGATCCTGATAAGGTGTTGGCATTTGAGCTGTCGGAGGAATTGATCGCCAATCCAAACTGTGTCCTTAAAATGCCTGACCTTCGGGATGATGTTGAGGTGTTGTTGCCTTGTTTGCCAAACACAACTTTGCAGCAGCAGCCGATTGCAGCCGAACTCGTGCAGCCAGAGCGTGGAAAAGTTCAGGTAACCTTCACCTTGCTGGATGAAAATAACCAGCAGGTGGGGCAATTGCTGACATCAGTGCCTGTGAATTGTATAGAGAAATTCGAAGTTCCGAATATGATTACCCCAAATGGAGATGGGGCAAACGATTACCTGGAGATTCCGACGATTGAAAGTTACAACAACACAGAGCTGCAAATTTTCAACAGGCTCGGGCAACAGGTTTATCAGCAGGTCAATTACAGTAACGATTGGGATGGCCGAAGTCAGACGGGGCAACCACTGCAAGCGGGAACTTACTTTTACATCATCAAGCTGCAGGGTGAAAAGCACCAAACAGGTTACCTCCATATCGTCCTTTAA
- a CDS encoding type IX secretion system membrane protein PorP/SprF, producing the protein MKSYIKYSLLFFVLAGSNAFGQSAMQMSQYMVNYIVINPAVVGLDEHTAFRLAYRNQWAGIDGAPSTYFGSVNSSIGHQGAKGSSSARRRGYRRAHNSQTAPHHGVGGYVLNDQIGAINQVRMYGNYAYHLSLNSSIRLAAGGAIGLISNQIDKEKIHVGDQNDPILANAQNSLHPDLQLGFWLHSSNWFAGISATEFNLSNGFGTELGSLRPNYLLTGGYRIQLSRELDFVPSVLMKTVSFDEFQYDINLKMRYKSVLWGGLSLRGLEDVSMIFGMDLLNGLMFAYSYDYQINGIQTVSSGSHEITAGFNLRGKRQRRGLNRRSFW; encoded by the coding sequence ATGAAATCATATATTAAATATAGCCTTCTGTTTTTTGTACTTGCAGGTAGCAATGCGTTTGGGCAAAGTGCCATGCAAATGTCTCAGTATATGGTCAACTATATTGTGATCAACCCTGCGGTGGTGGGGCTCGATGAGCACACCGCCTTCCGGCTTGCTTACCGTAACCAGTGGGCAGGGATTGATGGCGCTCCATCAACCTACTTCGGGAGTGTAAATTCGAGTATTGGGCACCAGGGTGCGAAGGGGAGCAGCAGTGCCCGCCGACGGGGTTACCGAAGGGCGCACAATTCCCAGACCGCACCGCATCATGGGGTGGGGGGCTATGTCCTCAACGACCAGATTGGTGCGATTAATCAGGTTCGGATGTATGGAAATTATGCCTATCACCTTTCCCTGAACTCTTCGATCAGGCTGGCAGCAGGTGGGGCAATTGGGCTGATCAGCAACCAGATCGACAAAGAAAAAATTCATGTGGGCGATCAGAATGACCCCATTTTAGCCAACGCACAAAACAGCCTGCACCCCGATTTACAATTGGGCTTTTGGCTGCACAGCAGTAATTGGTTTGCGGGTATTTCTGCAACGGAGTTCAATTTGAGTAATGGCTTTGGGACTGAACTGGGATCACTTCGACCAAACTATTTACTGACAGGGGGCTACCGTATTCAATTATCCCGAGAGTTGGATTTCGTTCCTTCGGTATTGATGAAAACAGTTTCCTTCGATGAATTTCAGTATGACATCAACCTGAAAATGAGGTATAAATCTGTTCTGTGGGGTGGGCTTTCCCTGCGTGGACTTGAGGATGTTTCCATGATTTTTGGCATGGACTTACTCAACGGGTTAATGTTCGCCTATTCTTACGATTATCAAATTAATGGCATCCAAACCGTCAGTTCGGGTTCTCATGAAATAACTGCAGGGTTTAACCTCAGAGGAAAAAGACAAAGGAGAGGGCTTAACCGTCGATCTTTCTGGTAA